DNA from Solirubrobacterales bacterium:
GAGGAAGCCGTTCCAGATCGTCGGTACGCCGGCGCTCCAGGTGACGCCCTCGGCTGCGATCAGCTCAGCCAGCCCTTGCGGAGTGAGGTCGGGACCCGGCAGGACCTGCCTCGCCCCGAGCATCGTGGCCACGTACGGGATGCCCCATGCCATGGCGTGGAACATGGGCACTACGGGCATCACCGAGTCGGCCTCGCGCATTCCCATCGAGTCGGGTAACGCGGCGCCGAGGGTATGGAGGACGATCGAGCGGTGGGAGTAGAGCACCCCCTTTGGCCGGCCGGTGGTGCCGCTCGTGTAGCACATCGCCGCCGCCGTGTTCTCATGGAGCTCGGGGAACTCGAAGTTCGGGTCGCCGCCCGCCACCAGCTCCTCGTACTCGAGCGCCCCCCGGCGCTCGCCCGGACCGTCGGGCATCAGGACCTCGTGGTCGGTGTCGTCGAAGCGCGGCATCGCCGAGGCCAGCGAGCCGTCGAGGAAGATCACCCGGTCCTCAGCGTGCTCGACGATGTAGCGGAGGTCCTCCTCGAACAGCCGGATGTTGAGCGTGTGCAGAACGGCCCCAATGCTTGGCACGGCGAGGTAGAGCTCCAGGTGGCGCAGCGAGTTCCAGGCGAAACTCGCGACTCGATCCCCGGGGCCCACTCCGAGCTCGCCCAGCGAGGAGGCCAGGCGCCGAGCCCGCTCGACGATCCGCGCGTAAGTCGAATGCTCCACGCCTTCCTGCGTCCGCGCGACCACCTCCCGGTGGCCGAACACCGTCTCCGCTCGTTCCGCGATCTGCTTGACGAGGAGCGGGCGATCCATCATCAACCCATCCAACGCATCATCTTCCTCGGCCGCATCGACCGAGCGGGGGAGTCTACGTGCGTTCGATTGGCGAGGCCAGCCGCTGGGCGGCGTCGTCGCCGTTGCCGCGCGCCTCGCCCGTCATCTGGTAGCTCAGGTACCAGATCAGATGCCGGGTCGCCCCGACACCAACGTTCAGCGGTGTCAAGAGCCGCTTCATCGCCCCCATCGACCCTAATACCCGCGCGAGGTTCATGCGATGCGGTCACCGGGCTACGGGGTAGCGCAGTTACCTGGTAAGGGTTAACCCATGAGAATCCTGATCGTCGGCGAGGGCGGTGCGGCCCCCGCGCTCGAGGGCGCGCTCGAGGGCGCGGGAATGGACGTTGAGCATGCCTCGGAGGGCGAGCTGTCCGTTCCCGGCGGCGACGAGGTGGGCGAGCTGGCCGGCGCCCTGCTCGCGTTCGACCGGCTCTTCTCCGACGACCCGCCGGACGCGGTGCTGGTCCTGTCGGCCTCGAATCTGGCGCTCTCCGCCGTCTTGGTGGCCACCAAGCTTCAGATCCCGGTCGCGACCCTGGCTGAAGGTTCGCCGGGGAGCCCCGCGCCCGGAATGAACGGTCGCCTTGTCGAGCAGCTCGCCGACGGCACGGTCGCCGATGACCCGGCCACAATTGCCACCAGCCTCCGCGACCTGATCGCCGCCTGAGCGACCTTCGGCTGCGCGTGCCGGTCCACCGATCAACCTACACTTAGCCGCTATGAAGGTTGGGATCATCGGGCTGGGCTACGTGGGCCTGCCACTTGCTGTCGCCTTTGCGGAGGCCGGGTGCGAGGTGGTCGGCGTGGACATCGACGGCCGCCGCGTCGAGCGCCTTCGCCGCTCGGAGTCCGACGTCGAGGACGTCTCGTCGGAGCGCCTTCGGGCGGTCGCCGAACGCTTCACCGCTACGGACGAATACAGGGGCCTCGCCGGCTGCGAGGCGATCGTGATCGCCGTTCCGACGCCGCTTGCCAACCATCGCGAGCCCGACCTCGGCTATCTGGTGGACGCGGCGACCCAGCTGTCGCGGGTCCTGCACGAGGGCCGGCTGGTGGTGCTCGAATCGACCACATATCCGGGCACCACGCGAGAGCGCCTGCTCCCGATCCTCGAGGAGTCTGGTTTGGCGGCTGGTCGCGAGTTCAACCTCGCCTACTCGCCAGAGCGCATCGACCCCGGCCGCACGGACCACTCGATCCGCACCACGCCGAAGATCGTCGGCGGCGTCACCGACGAGTGCTGCCGGCGCGCAGCGGAGCTGTATCGGCTGATCTGCGACGAGGTCGTGGAGGTTTCCTCGCCGGAGGTGGCCGAGCTGACCAAACTGCTCGAGAACATCTTCCGCTCGGTCAACATCGCGCTGGTCAACGAGCTCGCCCAGCTCTGCGACCGGATGGGGATCGACGTCTGGGAGGTCGTCGACGCGGCGGCGACCAAGCCCTTCGGCTTCATGCGCTTCGAGCCCGGCCCGGGGATGGGCGGGCATTGCCTGCCGGTGGACCCCTTCTACCTCGCATTCAAGGCCCGCGAGCACGACTTCTACACCGAGTTCATCGAGCTGGCCGGAAAGCTCAATCAGGCGCAGCCGCAGTTCTGCGTCGAGAAGATCGACCGCACGCTCAATCAGGCCCGCAAGCCGGTGCGTGGCTCGCGGATCCTGGTGCTGGGCGTCGCCTACAAATCCGGCGTCGGCGATCTGCGCGAGTCCCCTGCCGTGAAGATCATCAGGAGCCTGCGCGAGCTGGGCGCCGACGTCGCCTACCACGACTCGCACATCCCTGAGTTGCCGGAGTTCTCGCTTGCCTCGGCGGAGCTGGAGACGGAGCTCGGGCAGGCCGACCTCGTCGTCATCGTCACCGCTCATCCGGAGGTCGACTTTGAGCGGGTGGTGCGCGAGGCGGCATTGGTGCTCGACTTCCGCGGCGTGACGCGGGGCATGGGAGCGAAGAACCTGGTCAGATTGTGAGCGGGCTGCTCCAGCGGGCCCTCCGCCGGGGCGTCCGCCGTCGCGCGGACCGGCTTACCGTCGGCCTCGCGGGCCTGGCTGTGGCGACGGCCGGCAGCGTCCTGGCTGGTGAGGCGGTGCGGCTGGCGCGGCGGCGGGTGCGGCGATCCGAGTCGCCCGCCGGAGGGCACCGAACAGCCGGGCAGGCGCTCGAGACCGCGGGCCGGGCGACCCAGGACACGGTTGCGGTGGCCAGGGAGGGCTACGAGGCGACACCCCGCCACGAGACGGTGCTCTTCAACCTGCTCACCGGGTTCGTCTTGGCCTTCGCGTTGATCCGGCTCTCCACGGCTGGGATTCGCGGCGGCTGGTGGCCGTTCGGGAACGTTCGGCTCGGGGGCCGTCACATCCACCACTTCGTGCCGGGGATCCTGATCACGTTCGGCGCCGGCACCCTGGCGCTGCTCAGCGACGACGCACGCCTCGAGGAGTTTCTGGCGGTTCCCTTCGGGGCGGGAATCGGTCTCACGGTCGACGAAGCGGCGCTCTTGCTGGACCTCCGGGACGTCTACTGGACCCGTGAGGGCGTGCTCAGCGTCCAGCTGAGCTTTGGTTTGGTTGCCACCCTTGGCGGCACCATCCTCGCCCTTCGCATGCTCCGCCGCGGGGAGGAGCGAGTCGAGGCGGCCGGCCTGATCCCGGCGGCCTGAGCGCGAGAGCCGCCTTCCGCCAGCCGTCCGGAGCCGGATCAGGCGCGGACGACGGCCTCCTCCTCAGCCGCTTCGAGGATCCGATCCAAAAGGCCCGGGAACCGTGCATCGAGGTCTGCGCGTCGAAGGCTCGTCAGCCGCAAGGTGGCCTCCTGCCGCTGGCGGATGACCCCTGCCTCGCGCAGGACCTTGAAGTGGTGCGTCATGGTCGATTTGGTCACCGGGAACCCGAAGCTGCCGCAAGGGCGCTCGCTGTCGGCCTCGGCGAGCTCGCGGGCGATCCGCAGCCGCACCGGATCGCTGAGCGCGTGGAGCACGCCCTCGAGCTGGATCTCGTTGCGCTCCGGGTGGGAGATCATGCCTCGATTGTACGACATTCGCCGTACTTTGGTACGATGTTCGACGAACTTCGAACTACCCCCTACTTCCACTCCAGGAGGAACGCCAAATGAGGACTGAAAGCCGACCCACGCGCCTCGAGCCCCGGGCCCCGAGTCGGGCGTCAGAGCGCCGGCTCGAGGCCCTGGTGGCCGCGTACATCCACGAGCTGTCGTCGCGTCACCACGCCGAGCGCGAGGCCACGAGGGCCGAGCCGGACCCCGGCGAGCTTCGGAGCTGACACCCGCTGCCGCGCCCGGCGTCTACTCGGGCGGGCGGACGGTTCGGTAGCGGCCGAAGAGCTCGCCATCGTGTTCCAGGAGCCAGGCGAGCTCCAGGGGCCGCTCCAGGGCCGGCAGGCCGGTGACCAGGCCGGGCCCCTCACCCCCTGCGAGCTTGGGCGCGTGGGTGACGAACAGCTCGTCGACCAGGCCGGCTTCGATCAGCTGGGCGTGCAGAATGGGTCCACCCTCGCACAGCAGCGTTCGCACCCCCCGCTCGGTGCGCAGGTGGTTGAGCGCGGCGGCCAGCTCAACGCGATCCTCGTGGCGAACCACGGTCACCGGGGTTCGGGTCTTCGGCGCCTCGGTCTCGGAGGCGGTGAAGATCAACACCTCGCCGGCTCCGTCGGTGAACAGCCCAGCGTCCCACGGGACGTCGAGTCGGCCGCTCACCACCACCGCGAGGGGGTCTTGCGAGAGCCCGTCCCCCTCGCGCCGAGCGCGCTGGTCGGGATCGGGCACCACGCGGCCGTAGCGCTCAGCTCGCAGGGTGCCCGCGCCGATCAACACCGCGTCCACCTTGGTGCGGAGTCCAACCAGCATCTGGGTGTCGGTGTCGCTGCCGATCGCCCCGGAGCGACCCTGGATGGTCGCCCGACCATCGAGCGTGACCGCGAAATTGGTGATCACGTAGGGACGATCATCGTGGGCTCTGCTTGCCAGCTCGAGACCGTCGAGCTGCTGCTCAACGCTCGTCGGGCCGGGGTCGGGAAGCAGGCGGCGCACCGGGCGAGCTACTCGGGAGCCTCGATCTCCGAGAGGTGCGCGATGTTGGCCTGATCCTGCGCGTCGGAGCTTGGGCCGGAGTCGAACCAGGCGTCCAGAATCTCTCCGAGCTCGGCCTGGGAGGTTGCGCGCAGGCTGAGCGCGAGCACGTTCGCATCGTTCCATCTGCGGGCGCCGGCGGCCGTTTGCGCGTCGCCGCACAGGGCAGCCCTCACTCCGGGAACCTTGTTGGCCGCGATCGAGGCGCCCGTGCCCGTCCAGCAGCAGACGATCGCCTGGTCCGTGCGGCCCTCGGCTACGTCGCGGGCGGCGGCCTCGCTGGCCCAGGCCCAATCGTCGCGCTCGGCATCGCTGAGCGCCCCGTGGGCGATCGGCTCGTGGCCCCGGGTGCGCAGCTCCTCGACGATCGCCTCCGCGATCCCCACCCGCTCGTCCGCTGCGACTGCCACACGCATGCCCAAAGCTTAGGTATAGGGTCCGCCGACCACCAAACCGGAGAGGAGGCCGATGAACACCTACGTAATCCTGCGACGCAGCGGCTGGAAGTCACCCGGAGACCTCGAGGCTGCCGCCGAGCGGTCGCGTCAGGTAGGCGACGAGGAGATGTCGGACGACATCCGCTGGATTCGGAGCTACGTGCTCGAGGAGGGCGGCAGCTCGGTGGGAACGGTGTGCGTCTACCAGGCGACCAGTCCCGAGGCGATCCGCGATCACGCCTCGCGGGCGGACCTGCCCGTCGACGAGGTGATCCCCGTCGCCGACACGGTCCTGGTTCGACCCGACCCGGACTGAGTTACTCGAGCCAGCCGAATTCGCGACCGGCGACCCGCTCCAGGCGGGCAACGTCGTCGCGGTACAGGTCCGCGAGCTCCGCTCTGAGCGGCGGCGGCACCTCCGGCTTCGGCGCCTCGCCGGCGCCGGGGTCGTGAACCACTCGCTCCACCAGCCAGCGCAGCGACTCCGGGAGGCGGTCGAAGTTACGGTCCAGTGCCCTCAGGCCTGGGAGTCGCACCGCGCGGTCCATCAAGCGGAAGCGGCCGCCGCCCTTTGCGGTGCCGGTCTCCCACTCCCGGTCGAACTGCTCTGAGTTGAAGCCGGAGTCGACGCCGAGGAACTCGAACACGCGGCGCATCGTGCCTCGCCGGTCGCGCTTCAGTTCCTCGCGGCCGACGATCTCGATCCGCTCCTCGCCGAAGGCGTCCAGGTAGGGCTCGAGCTGGAAGAAATAGCGGCTGCGGTTCACGTAGGCGCTTTCGGGATCTGCGAAAGCTTCGGCAAGCGAGCGGTCGTCGTAGCCGCCACCGAGGTTGTGGAGGTAGTGGGAGAGCATTCGGTCGATCGGGTCCCGCACCATGTAGATGATGCGGGCGTCCGCGAGCATCGAGCGCATGCGCTCCGCGACCCCGTCGAAGCGCGGCCGGTTGGTGTAGTGGGGAGAGCTTTCGCCGCGAATCGGGGCCCCGCCGCTGAAATGGCTCGAGTACCAGTCGGGGCCCAGCGACCAGTTGAGCTCGGCGACGAAGAAGTTGAGCTCCTTGGGACGTGACATCTCGACCGCTGGGTGGAGGTCGATGTAGTGATGGAGGCTCGTCGTGCCGCACTTCAGGCCCCCGATGACGACCAGGTTCGGAAGCACACCTCCACGGCGCCCGGAACGGCGCTGAACGCGCCGCCTCTCCGCCGCGAAGCGCTCGTGCGCCCGCGCCACCATCGCCTCGTCGGCAGCGTCAGCCCGCGCCAAGTCTCTTCGCCGCCTCGCGAAAGTTCTTGACCGTCGCGGTTGGCGGCTTGCGCCCGTTGAGCTTCTCGCCCTTGCGGTTGACCCAGATCACCGGCACGTTCATCTTCAGCACCGGCGCGACGTCGGTTTCGTACCCGCTGGCGATGTGAACCCAGCCCTTCTTGCCGCCCATCCGCCGCGCGCACTCTCTGAAATGGGCCGGATCGGGCTTGTAGCTGCGGACCTGCTGAGCGGTGACGACCAGATCGAGCTCGGTTCGCAGGTGCCGGCGCGAGACGCCGAGCAGCTTGTCGTCGATGTTCGAGACGATTCCCACCTCGTAGCGCTTGGCGAGCCGGTCCATGGCCGCATTTGCCTCGCGGAACGGCACCCAGCGTTCGACGCTGTCGGGTAGGAACTGGGCGCGCGAGGGCTCGATTTCCCAGCCGATCTCGTGCGCGGCGCGCACGGTCGCTCGCCGCAGCACTTCGGCGTAGAGCTCGTACGAACCGCGGATGATCTCGGCCTGGACCTCGAAGAAGCGCTCGACGAACGGCCCGTCATCGAAGCTGAAGCCGTCGCGCTTGCCCTCAGCCGTGAAGGCATCCGTGATGCCCTTCTCCCAATCGATCAGGGTTCCGTAGCAGTCCACGGTGACCCACTGGATTTCCTTTAGCTTGGGTAGCGGCATGAGCGGGCGCGGGATTATGCCAAGCGCCACATTTGTCGGATAGGCTGCCGCGCCCAGTGGACCTGCTCGAGTACCAGGGAAAGCAGCTCTTCGGCCAGCACGGCGTCCCGGTTCCCGACGGCCGCTATGCCGACACCGTGCCTGCTGCGGTGGAGGCGGCGGAGGAGGTCGGTTACCCGTGCGTGGTCAAGGCGCAGGTGCGGATCGGCAAGCGCGGTAAGGCCGGCGGAATCAAGATCGCCAACGATCGTGACGAGGCGTTTAAGCACGCCGAGGCGATCCTCGGCATGGACATTCGCGGCTTCACCGTCCATGAGGTCTGGATCGAGCGCGCCTCGAGAATCGACGCCGAGTACTACGCCTCGATCATCCTCGACCGCTCGGAGAAGAAGCTGCTGGCGATGCTCTCCCGCATGGGCGGCATGGACGTGGAAGAGGTGGCGGAAGCGGATCCGTCGGCCCTGATCAGGCGCTATGTCGAGCCGGGCGAGGATCTCACCCACGAGCTTGCGCTGCAGATGTCGATGGACGCTCGAATCGACGAGGACGCGAGCGATCAGGTGGCGAGTCTCCTGGTCAAGCTGCACCAGTTCGCGCACGCCGAGGACGCGACCCTGATCGAGGTGAACCCGCTTATCGTCACCTCTGACCGCGAGGTCATCGCGCTCGACTCGAAGGTGACGATCGACAACAGCGCCCTGTACAGGCACGAGGAGCTGGCGGACTTGCGCGATCGCTCCGCCGAGGATCCCCAGGAGCAGATGGCGAAGGAGAAGGGCATCACCTACGTGAAGCTCGGCGGCGACATCGGCATCCTGGGCAACGGAGCCGGCCTCTGCATGTCGACGCTCGATGTCGTCGCCCAGGCGGGCGGCAAGCCCGCCAACTTCCTGGACGCCGGGGGCGGCTCCAAGGCGGAGGCGATCGTCAACGCGCTCGAGGTGATCACCTCCGACGAGAATGTCACGGCCATCCTCTTCAACATCTTCGGCGGCATCACACGCTGCGACGAGATCGCCAAGGGAATCATCGAGGCGTTCGCCCGGATGGACATAGACATGCCGCTGGTTGTCCGCCTGGACGGCACGAACTCCGAGGAGGGCCTGGGGTTGCTCGCCGATGCGGACCTTCCGGACCTGCACGTGGAGAAGACGATGCTCGGCGCCGCCCAGCGGGTGGTCGAGTTGGCCAGGGCATAAGGAGGGCAGCGTGGCGATCATCGTCGATGAGTCGACGAGGCTTGCGATCTCGGGCCTCACGGGCCGCGAGGGCAGCTTCCACGGGCTTCGCAACCGCAGCTACGGCACCGAGGTCGTCGCCGGGGTCACGCCGGGCAAGGGCGGTCAGGATGTGGAGGGAATCCCGGTCTACGACAAGATCGCGGAGGCCGTCTCCGAGCGCGACGCAAACACCTCGATGATCT
Protein-coding regions in this window:
- a CDS encoding long-chain fatty acid--CoA ligase encodes the protein MDRPLLVKQIAERAETVFGHREVVARTQEGVEHSTYARIVERARRLASSLGELGVGPGDRVASFAWNSLRHLELYLAVPSIGAVLHTLNIRLFEEDLRYIVEHAEDRVIFLDGSLASAMPRFDDTDHEVLMPDGPGERRGALEYEELVAGGDPNFEFPELHENTAAAMCYTSGTTGRPKGVLYSHRSIVLHTLGAALPDSMGMREADSVMPVVPMFHAMAWGIPYVATMLGARQVLPGPDLTPQGLAELIAAEGVTWSAGVPTIWNGFLELDPPPDLSRVRELKAGGSAVPEPLIRAFEERFGVPLVQGWGMTETSPLAAVSRLPAGVDLSDDEANALRASQGRILPLVEFRIDSDSGGELQVRGPWIARAYYREPGGDEKFTDDGWLRTGDVAELESDAFIRLVDRTKDLVKSGGEWISSVQLENEIMAHPDVVEASVIAVPDERWGERPCACVVRRAGGNVDADALREHLADRVAKWWIPERFEFMDEVPKTSVGKFDKKLLRARLARSDAEVGTRNP
- a CDS encoding nucleotide sugar dehydrogenase codes for the protein MKVGIIGLGYVGLPLAVAFAEAGCEVVGVDIDGRRVERLRRSESDVEDVSSERLRAVAERFTATDEYRGLAGCEAIVIAVPTPLANHREPDLGYLVDAATQLSRVLHEGRLVVLESTTYPGTTRERLLPILEESGLAAGREFNLAYSPERIDPGRTDHSIRTTPKIVGGVTDECCRRAAELYRLICDEVVEVSSPEVAELTKLLENIFRSVNIALVNELAQLCDRMGIDVWEVVDAAATKPFGFMRFEPGPGMGGHCLPVDPFYLAFKAREHDFYTEFIELAGKLNQAQPQFCVEKIDRTLNQARKPVRGSRILVLGVAYKSGVGDLRESPAVKIIRSLRELGADVAYHDSHIPELPEFSLASAELETELGQADLVVIVTAHPEVDFERVVREAALVLDFRGVTRGMGAKNLVRL
- a CDS encoding helix-turn-helix domain-containing protein; this translates as MISHPERNEIQLEGVLHALSDPVRLRIARELAEADSERPCGSFGFPVTKSTMTHHFKVLREAGVIRQRQEATLRLTSLRRADLDARFPGLLDRILEAAEEEAVVRA
- a CDS encoding dihydrofolate reductase family protein; this encodes MRRLLPDPGPTSVEQQLDGLELASRAHDDRPYVITNFAVTLDGRATIQGRSGAIGSDTDTQMLVGLRTKVDAVLIGAGTLRAERYGRVVPDPDQRARREGDGLSQDPLAVVVSGRLDVPWDAGLFTDGAGEVLIFTASETEAPKTRTPVTVVRHEDRVELAAALNHLRTERGVRTLLCEGGPILHAQLIEAGLVDELFVTHAPKLAGGEGPGLVTGLPALERPLELAWLLEHDGELFGRYRTVRPPE
- a CDS encoding RpiB/LacA/LacB family sugar-phosphate isomerase → MRVAVAADERVGIAEAIVEELRTRGHEPIAHGALSDAERDDWAWASEAAARDVAEGRTDQAIVCCWTGTGASIAANKVPGVRAALCGDAQTAAGARRWNDANVLALSLRATSQAELGEILDAWFDSGPSSDAQDQANIAHLSEIEAPE
- a CDS encoding DUF4242 domain-containing protein → MNTYVILRRSGWKSPGDLEAAAERSRQVGDEEMSDDIRWIRSYVLEEGGSSVGTVCVYQATSPEAIRDHASRADLPVDEVIPVADTVLVRPDPD
- a CDS encoding sulfotransferase produces the protein MARADAADEAMVARAHERFAAERRRVQRRSGRRGGVLPNLVVIGGLKCGTTSLHHYIDLHPAVEMSRPKELNFFVAELNWSLGPDWYSSHFSGGAPIRGESSPHYTNRPRFDGVAERMRSMLADARIIYMVRDPIDRMLSHYLHNLGGGYDDRSLAEAFADPESAYVNRSRYFFQLEPYLDAFGEERIEIVGREELKRDRRGTMRRVFEFLGVDSGFNSEQFDREWETGTAKGGGRFRLMDRAVRLPGLRALDRNFDRLPESLRWLVERVVHDPGAGEAPKPEVPPPLRAELADLYRDDVARLERVAGREFGWLE
- a CDS encoding HAD family hydrolase — its product is MPLPKLKEIQWVTVDCYGTLIDWEKGITDAFTAEGKRDGFSFDDGPFVERFFEVQAEIIRGSYELYAEVLRRATVRAAHEIGWEIEPSRAQFLPDSVERWVPFREANAAMDRLAKRYEVGIVSNIDDKLLGVSRRHLRTELDLVVTAQQVRSYKPDPAHFRECARRMGGKKGWVHIASGYETDVAPVLKMNVPVIWVNRKGEKLNGRKPPTATVKNFREAAKRLGAG
- the sucC gene encoding ADP-forming succinate--CoA ligase subunit beta; this translates as MDLLEYQGKQLFGQHGVPVPDGRYADTVPAAVEAAEEVGYPCVVKAQVRIGKRGKAGGIKIANDRDEAFKHAEAILGMDIRGFTVHEVWIERASRIDAEYYASIILDRSEKKLLAMLSRMGGMDVEEVAEADPSALIRRYVEPGEDLTHELALQMSMDARIDEDASDQVASLLVKLHQFAHAEDATLIEVNPLIVTSDREVIALDSKVTIDNSALYRHEELADLRDRSAEDPQEQMAKEKGITYVKLGGDIGILGNGAGLCMSTLDVVAQAGGKPANFLDAGGGSKAEAIVNALEVITSDENVTAILFNIFGGITRCDEIAKGIIEAFARMDIDMPLVVRLDGTNSEEGLGLLADADLPDLHVEKTMLGAAQRVVELARA